The Chloroflexota bacterium region GGTCCCGCCGGACAAGACGCGGACATAAGGCGATGCCGGTTGCCCAGCACGACCTCCGTGTTCGTGCCGACATCGACGAGCATCACCACCTCATCTTCTTCGTCCATGCTCACGGCGAGCATATCGGCTGCGACATCCGCGCCCACATGCGAGCCTATCAAGGGTCCGCCGTACACATTCGCGTTGGGGAAGACGCGCAGCCCGATTTCGGACGCCTTTACATTCAGCGCGGTCGTTTGCCGCTTGCCTTCCAGCATTTCGAGTTCGGTGATGGACTTGTACGGGCGCTCGCCGATTGGCTGCACATCAAAGCCGAAAAAAATGTCGCGCATCGTGGAATTGCCCACTATTACCACTTCGTATATGCGCCTGCGGTGGAATCCATGCCGCCGGCTCAACTCCCCTATCTCGAAGTTCAGCGCGGACAGCATCACCTGCCGCAGTTCGCCGGGGAAGTCGCCGCCGTCGTATGAGATGCGGTGCATAATGTCGCTGCCGCCAAAACGCTGCGGATTCTCGAAAGATGCCGTGTCCAATATCTCGCCCGATTCCAAGTCTGCGAGGTTCAGCACGACGGTCGTTGTGCCGACATCGATTGCGACGCCGTACATCTGCCCGCGATAGTCGTCAATGCGCACGCCATCGAAGGTCACGCCATCGCCGTCGCGCGCGGTGTGAGGTTCGACAGCAATGACACGGCGCACGGAGCGCGTCAGAATGCGCGGCTGACGGCGCAGCACGGCGAACTCCACATCGGCGTCCGCATCGACAATCTTCGCTTGGCATGCGAGCCGGTAGTCTTCGCGCAGGAACGCCTCTGCATCCGTGTGCGACGATAGCGCGTCCATGCCCTGCTTTATCTCGACGATGCATTCGTGGCACTCGCCGGTTCTACCGCACGAAGTCGGCACGCGCACGCTGAGAGCATCCGCATAGTCGAAGATGCTATTACCGACCAGCGAGGTCAGAGCCTGTCCGTCATAATTCAGGGGCGACATAGCGGTATTTTATCACGAACGGCATATGCCGCGACGGAATTGAGACGATTTCACAAATCCCCAATGTTGTCATTCCGCTCTGTCTGTCGTCATTCCGCTCTGTCTGTCGTCATTTCGAATACTCCTCCCTTGTCATTCCGAACGCAGTGAGGAATCTGAAATCGTCGCATGCAAACCTGTTTCCGACTTTAGATTTCTCGCTTCGCTCGAAATGACAGGTATAAATTGCAAATGACGAGTATGAATTGCATCTGTGAAATCGTCTTAACCGTCCCGGCAGAGGTTGTCTATGAAGGCAACATAATGCTATACTGCTAGTTGATAGACTTGTCGAGCCTGTTGGCATCGACTTGCGCGGAAATTGTCCTTTGGGGTAAGTGGGCTAGTCCCACTTTCTTTGTTACAGGGGGCTTAAAAGGACCAGTACACAGGAGGTGGCATGTGATGAAGAGCGATTTCATTGTCGCTTTAACACAACTCGCCGCAGAGCGCGGCCTCCCTAAGGAGACTGTGCTTTCCGCGATCGAAGATGCCTTGGTGTCCGCATATCGCAAGGACACCATCGCGGACGGACAGAATATCACCGTGAAACTCGACCCCGGTTCGGGCGATGTTACGGTGCATATACTGAAGACCGTCGTGGATGATGTTACCAACGACAAGGCAGAGATTACGCTGCCCGACGCGCTGAAGATTGACAGCAGCGCGCAGATTGGCGAGGTCATCACGACCGAAAGCATGCCGCACATGCCGGGCCGCATCGCAGCGCAAACTGCGAAGCAAGTCGTCATGCAACGCCTGCGAGACGCCGAGCGCGAGGTGGTCTTTAAGCAGTTCGAGGACAAGGAAGGCGAAGTCTTCCTCGTTACGCTGCAGAAGATAGAGCCGCGCCACATCACCGTCGATCTCGGGCGCTCCGAAGCCATTATGCCGCTGCAAGAACAGGTGCCGACCGAGCGATACCGCAGCAACACGAAGATGCGCGTTCTGCTGAAGACGGTCGAGCGCACAATTCGCGGGCCGGAGCTTATCGTATCGCGCGCGGACAATCAGCTGCTCCGCCGACTGTTCGAGATGGAAGTCCCCGAGATTTTCAGCGGCGCGGTCGAAATAGAAGCCATCGCCAGAGAACCGGGCTCACGCAGCAAAGTCGCTGTGCGTGCGCGGCAGGACGGCGTGGACCCCGTGGGCTCGTGCGTTGGCTTGCGCGGCGTTCGCATACAGAACATCGTCAACGAACTGAACGCCGAAAAGATTGACGTCGTTGAGTGGAATCAGGAAATGCCGATATTCATCGCCAACGCGCTCGGACCGGCGCAGGTGATGAAGGTCGAACTCAACCACGACGACAGCACCGCGATGGCGGTCGTTCCGGAACGCCAGCTCTCGCTCGCCATCGGACGCGAAGGGCAGAACGCCCGGCTTGCCGCGCGGCTGACCGGATGGAAGGTTGACATCAAGAGCGATGTCGAATATCAAGCCGAACTCCAAGAGCGCAACAGGATTGCTGAAGAGCGGCGTGTCGAAGAGGCAGCGATCGCAGCAGCGGAAGCTGAGGCGGCAGCGGCACAGGCAGCGGCAGACGCACTCGCCGCAGCTGAGGCTGGCATAGACGCCATCGCCGACGAAGAGATACCCGTCGAGACCGAAGTGGTCGTCGAAGACGCGCAGGTCGAATCCGAACCCGTTCCCATCGCTGCCGAAGTCGGCGAAGCGGACGAAGCGGTCGTCGCTGAGCCTGTCGTAGTCGAATCCGGCGTGGCAGAGCCAATAGCGGCAGAAGTCGAAATAGTGGATGCGGTTGCCGCAGAGCCTGTCGCTGAAACCCCGGAAATCAAAACACCGGAAGTCGAAACGTCGGAAGTCGTCGAACAGGTTGAAACTATCGAAGTGCCCGAACCTGTGATTGAACCCGCAGCGGCAGAACTTGAACCTGTGGATGCCCCGGTCGCTCCGGTTGCCCCGGTCGTCGATGAACCTGTTGTGGAAGAAATCGAGACTGTCACGCAGCCGGAAATCGTCGCTGAACCGGAACCTACGGCAGAGGTCATCGAGCCGCTGTCGATACCGGAGCCGGTCGCAGAAGAGCCGGAGCCGGAGCCAACCACAGAGCAGTCCACATCACTGCGCGACCTGCCCGAAGATGTCTGGCAGGTGCGGCGGCCCCGCGTGCGCAGGCCCATACGCTCGGACGAAGACGCGCCGGGTCGCATCCGCTTCGCGGAGGACATCGCAGGACTTCGCGGCGGTGTTACCGCATCGCGGCGCAATCGCAGGCGTCCCGACCAGCAGGGTCCTGGCAATAGCGGCGGCGGCAGGCGGCGCAGGCCCACGAGAAGACGGCGCTAATATATGAACGCTAGGAGGCGGCATGTCCCACAGCGAAGCTGCATCGCCTGCAGAAGCAAGACGGCGAAGCGCGACCTACTGCGCATAGTCGCCAAGCCGGACGGCGGCATCGCCTTCGACTCCGGTGGCAAGTTATCAGGCAGGGGCGCATACCTATGCGCGGGGTGCGCTGCTAAGCCGCAGGACATCCGCAAGGGGAGACTAGAGCACACGCTGCGAACGAAGATTGCCAACGACGAATGGCAGGCAATAGCGGCAGAACTGATAGATTACACGACAGCGCTTTCGCAAGTGCATACGGTCTGACCGGGATACGGACGGCTTCATAAGTCCCTTCACATAAATGGGATAGGGAAATGCTTGAAATGGTGAAGGCGTCTCAACAGAGCGAAATCGACATACCGAATAGGCGCATTTTTGGGGGTGCCTATGACTAATAAAACCGACGCAATAGGCTATCAAGACCAGTACAACGGCACCGCCGACGAGTACGACGACTATTACGAATACGAGGAAGACTACGAGATTGAACCGCTCGAAGTTCCTCGCGCCATAGCCGTTCACGACCTTGCGGATCTCATGGAAACGACTCCGGTCGAAGTCATCAAGGAGTTCATGCGCAGCGGCTACATGTTCTCCATCAACGAAGTCGTCC contains the following coding sequences:
- a CDS encoding YlxR family protein, with product MNARRRHVPQRSCIACRSKTAKRDLLRIVAKPDGGIAFDSGGKLSGRGAYLCAGCAAKPQDIRKGRLEHTLRTKIANDEWQAIAAELIDYTTALSQVHTV
- a CDS encoding DUF4445 domain-containing protein codes for the protein MSPLNYDGQALTSLVGNSIFDYADALSVRVPTSCGRTGECHECIVEIKQGMDALSSHTDAEAFLREDYRLACQAKIVDADADVEFAVLRRQPRILTRSVRRVIAVEPHTARDGDGVTFDGVRIDDYRGQMYGVAIDVGTTTVVLNLADLESGEILDTASFENPQRFGGSDIMHRISYDGGDFPGELRQVMLSALNFEIGELSRRHGFHRRRIYEVVIVGNSTMRDIFFGFDVQPIGERPYKSITELEMLEGKRQTTALNVKASEIGLRVFPNANVYGGPLIGSHVGADVAADMLAVSMDEEDEVVMLVDVGTNTEVVLGNRHRLMSASCPAGPAFEGGQVRYGMPGYDGAVESVALDGDGVDYRTIGDAPPQGICGSGLVDLLAELRRTGKMNELGAFEDGAREFAFVPDTGMALSRADISALAQAKSANYSGQYIVLRNYGVSPAGVARLYLAGGFANYINVGNAVDIGFVANLPEERITKVGNASLEGATIMLLSRTLRSRIEQLVQTIQHIELETTPDFFDIFVEGCMFNPMEIGE
- the nusA gene encoding transcription termination/antitermination protein NusA: MKSDFIVALTQLAAERGLPKETVLSAIEDALVSAYRKDTIADGQNITVKLDPGSGDVTVHILKTVVDDVTNDKAEITLPDALKIDSSAQIGEVITTESMPHMPGRIAAQTAKQVVMQRLRDAEREVVFKQFEDKEGEVFLVTLQKIEPRHITVDLGRSEAIMPLQEQVPTERYRSNTKMRVLLKTVERTIRGPELIVSRADNQLLRRLFEMEVPEIFSGAVEIEAIAREPGSRSKVAVRARQDGVDPVGSCVGLRGVRIQNIVNELNAEKIDVVEWNQEMPIFIANALGPAQVMKVELNHDDSTAMAVVPERQLSLAIGREGQNARLAARLTGWKVDIKSDVEYQAELQERNRIAEERRVEEAAIAAAEAEAAAAQAAADALAAAEAGIDAIADEEIPVETEVVVEDAQVESEPVPIAAEVGEADEAVVAEPVVVESGVAEPIAAEVEIVDAVAAEPVAETPEIKTPEVETSEVVEQVETIEVPEPVIEPAAAELEPVDAPVAPVAPVVDEPVVEEIETVTQPEIVAEPEPTAEVIEPLSIPEPVAEEPEPEPTTEQSTSLRDLPEDVWQVRRPRVRRPIRSDEDAPGRIRFAEDIAGLRGGVTASRRNRRRPDQQGPGNSGGGRRRRPTRRRR